In Serratia sp. FDAARGOS_506, a genomic segment contains:
- the flgD gene encoding flagellar hook assembly protein FlgD: MAIAATTNESLDNTVIGNNSKTTNSQDLHNSFLTLLVAQLKNQDPTNPMQNNELTSQLAQINTVQGIEKLNTTLGSISGQINSNQSLQATALIGHGVMVPGNNILVGSKDGKVSTTPFGVELERAADQVTATITNASGQVVRTIEIGGLTAGVHAFTWDGSLDDGTTAPDGAYKVAVNAKGNGEQLVARSLHFGLVNGVIRDGNGAKLDLGLAGNATLEDVRQIL, translated from the coding sequence ATGGCTATCGCCGCAACCACTAACGAGTCGTTGGACAACACCGTCATCGGTAACAACAGCAAGACCACCAACAGCCAGGATCTGCACAACAGCTTCCTGACGTTGCTGGTGGCGCAGTTGAAAAACCAGGATCCGACCAACCCGATGCAGAACAACGAACTGACTTCTCAGCTGGCGCAGATCAACACCGTGCAGGGTATCGAAAAGCTCAACACCACGCTGGGCTCGATCTCCGGGCAGATCAACAGCAATCAGTCGCTGCAAGCCACTGCGCTGATCGGCCACGGTGTGATGGTACCCGGCAACAACATTCTGGTTGGCAGCAAGGACGGCAAGGTCAGCACCACGCCGTTCGGCGTAGAACTGGAGCGCGCCGCCGATCAGGTGACCGCCACCATTACCAACGCCAGCGGGCAGGTGGTGCGCACCATCGAAATCGGCGGCCTGACCGCCGGCGTACACGCCTTCACCTGGGACGGTTCGCTGGATGACGGCACCACCGCGCCTGACGGCGCCTACAAAGTGGCCGTCAACGCCAAAGGCAACGGCGAGCAGTTGGTGGCGCGCAGCCTGCACTTCGGGCTGGTCAACGGCGTGATCCGCGACGGCAACGGCGCCAAGTTGGATCTCGGCCTGGCGGGCAACGCCACCCTGGAAGACGTGCGACAGATCTTATAA
- the flgC gene encoding flagellar basal body rod protein FlgC → MSLLNIFDISGSALSAQSQRMNVSASNMANADSVTGPDGEPYRAKQVVFQVAAAPGQPTGGVRVAQVVDDPAPERLVYQPGNPLADAKGYVRMPNVDVVGEMVNTISASRSYQANVEVLNTTKSMMMKTLTLGQ, encoded by the coding sequence ATGTCTTTACTGAACATTTTTGATATCTCCGGCTCGGCGTTATCGGCGCAATCCCAGCGCATGAACGTCAGCGCCAGCAACATGGCCAACGCCGACAGCGTGACCGGCCCGGACGGCGAGCCTTACCGCGCCAAGCAGGTCGTGTTCCAGGTCGCGGCGGCGCCTGGGCAACCGACCGGCGGCGTGCGCGTCGCTCAGGTGGTGGACGATCCGGCACCCGAACGCCTGGTGTATCAGCCGGGCAACCCGTTGGCGGATGCCAAGGGCTACGTGCGCATGCCGAATGTCGATGTAGTAGGGGAAATGGTCAACACCATCTCCGCCTCCCGCAGCTACCAGGCCAACGTCGAGGTGCTCAACACCACCAAGTCGATGATGATGAAAACCCTGACGCTGGGTCAGTAA
- the flgB gene encoding flagellar basal body rod protein FlgB — translation MLDKLDAALRFGQEALNLRAQRQEILAANIANADTPGYQARDIDFASQLNKVLEQGRVNGNGMSLNLTAARHIPAQTLQPPQLDLLYRVPDQPSMDGNTVDMDRERTNFADNSLKYQTDLTLLNGQIKGMMSVLQQG, via the coding sequence ATGCTCGACAAACTGGACGCGGCTCTGCGCTTTGGCCAAGAGGCGCTGAACTTGCGCGCCCAGCGGCAGGAAATTCTGGCCGCCAACATCGCCAACGCAGACACACCGGGTTATCAGGCGCGGGATATCGATTTCGCCAGCCAATTGAACAAAGTGCTGGAACAAGGGCGCGTCAACGGCAACGGCATGTCGCTGAACCTGACTGCGGCGCGCCACATCCCGGCGCAAACCCTGCAGCCGCCGCAGCTCGATCTGTTGTACCGGGTACCGGACCAGCCGTCGATGGACGGCAATACGGTGGACATGGATCGCGAACGCACCAACTTTGCCGATAACAGCCTGAAATATCAGACCGACCTGACGCTGCTCAACGGGCAGATCAAAGGGATGATGTCCGTGCTGCAACAAGGATAA
- the flgA gene encoding flagellar basal body P-ring formation chaperone FlgA: protein MKGKMLLLIGLLCSLNVRADDLATQIESFIQGKFSGEPVQVKVRVRTPPNQWPACELPQLSLPPSARIGGNVSISARCGQERRFIQTQVQVFGRYLVSARGISAGSRLTAADLTLKEGRLDTLPPRTLTEAGKALGAVSLRNISPGQPLTLTMLRRAWLIKAGQPVQVTAQGEGFNISGAGKAMNNAAAEDSVRVRMASGQIVSGVVGDDGAIRITL, encoded by the coding sequence ATGAAAGGTAAAATGCTGCTGCTTATCGGCCTGCTGTGCAGTCTGAACGTGCGCGCCGACGATCTGGCGACGCAAATCGAAAGCTTCATCCAAGGCAAATTCAGTGGTGAACCGGTGCAGGTGAAAGTGCGGGTGCGCACGCCGCCGAATCAATGGCCCGCCTGCGAGCTGCCGCAGCTGTCGCTGCCGCCCAGCGCGCGGATCGGCGGCAATGTCAGCATTTCGGCACGCTGTGGTCAGGAGCGGCGTTTTATCCAGACTCAGGTGCAGGTGTTCGGCCGCTATCTGGTTTCGGCGCGCGGCATCAGCGCCGGCAGCCGCCTGACTGCGGCGGATCTGACGTTGAAAGAGGGCCGGCTAGATACCCTGCCGCCGCGGACGTTGACCGAAGCGGGCAAAGCGTTAGGCGCAGTCAGCCTGCGCAATATCAGCCCCGGCCAACCGCTGACCCTGACCATGCTGCGGCGCGCCTGGTTGATCAAAGCCGGACAACCGGTGCAGGTCACCGCGCAGGGCGAAGGATTCAACATCAGCGGTGCGGGCAAGGCGATGAATAACGCCGCCGCCGAAGACAGCGTGCGCGTACGCATGGCGTCCGGGCAGATAGTCAGCGGCGTAGTCGGGGACGACGGCGCGATTCGCATTACGTTATAA
- the flgM gene encoding flagellar biosynthesis anti-sigma factor FlgM, with amino-acid sequence MSIDRTQRLQPVSTVQPRETPADNPLQPRKAAVAETAVSGTQVKLSEAQARLMQPGTQDIDMGRVEAIKQAIRNGELKMDAGKIADALLQDAQNDIQWIAGRD; translated from the coding sequence ATGAGTATCGATCGCACCCAGCGGTTACAGCCGGTTTCCACTGTGCAACCGCGTGAAACCCCGGCCGACAACCCGCTCCAACCGCGTAAGGCCGCCGTGGCCGAAACTGCCGTCAGCGGCACTCAGGTCAAACTGAGCGAGGCACAGGCGCGCCTGATGCAGCCGGGCACCCAGGATATCGATATGGGCCGGGTTGAAGCCATCAAGCAGGCGATACGCAACGGCGAGCTGAAGATGGACGCCGGCAAAATCGCCGACGCGCTGCTGCAAGACGCGCAGAACGACATTCAATGGATCGCCGGGCGCGACTGA
- a CDS encoding flagella synthesis protein FlgN has product MENLAQLLDKLLETLQALNGVLEEEHDLLCSGQLPGVALQRVTDAKSQLLATVAYLEQQRLGQEKACGQRAPYSSHAPLADRWQRVQLLSQTLREKNQHNGLLLNQQIDHNAQALAILSKNNKSLYGPDGQSHAGSLLGRKIGV; this is encoded by the coding sequence ATGGAAAACCTGGCACAACTGCTGGATAAACTGTTGGAAACGCTACAGGCGCTCAATGGCGTGCTGGAGGAAGAGCACGACTTGCTGTGTTCAGGCCAGTTGCCTGGCGTGGCGTTGCAGCGCGTAACCGATGCCAAAAGCCAACTGCTGGCCACGGTCGCCTACCTCGAGCAACAGCGCCTGGGGCAGGAAAAAGCCTGCGGCCAACGCGCGCCCTACTCCAGCCATGCGCCCCTGGCCGATCGCTGGCAACGCGTTCAACTGCTGAGCCAAACGCTGCGCGAAAAAAATCAGCACAATGGCCTGCTGCTCAACCAGCAGATCGACCATAACGCTCAGGCGCTGGCGATCCTCAGCAAGAACAACAAATCGCTGTATGGCCCGGACGGCCAGTCGCACGCCGGCAGTCTGCTCGGCAGAAAAATCGGCGTCTAA
- a CDS encoding type II toxin-antitoxin system RelE/ParE family toxin, which yields MTDIYLTKAFQTFAGDERISDAAIVKAAREMQNQLYDANLGGCVYKKRIARMESGKRRGYRVLIATADEGRIFFMYGFAKNERDNINQDELISWRHLAALYLDYSPFRLYQLVNCGELIRLQL from the coding sequence ATGACCGACATTTATCTCACAAAAGCCTTCCAGACATTTGCCGGCGACGAACGCATCAGTGACGCCGCGATAGTGAAAGCGGCGCGAGAGATGCAAAATCAGTTGTACGACGCCAATCTCGGTGGTTGCGTTTACAAAAAACGCATCGCCCGGATGGAGAGTGGAAAACGGCGCGGGTATCGGGTATTAATCGCAACGGCAGATGAAGGCAGGATCTTTTTCATGTATGGCTTTGCCAAAAACGAAAGAGACAACATCAATCAGGATGAGTTAATTTCCTGGCGGCATTTGGCGGCGCTGTATCTGGATTATTCACCATTCAGACTGTATCAGCTGGTCAACTGCGGGGAATTAATAAGGTTACAACTATGA
- a CDS encoding DNA-binding transcriptional regulator, whose translation MSKMLKSIHQEVQGLHRAGFVDDVTMRTFDMLCLRPVKQFGPAEIRALRERENVSQPVFALYLNVSKKAVQKWERGEAQPNSAAMKLLSLVERNGLQILA comes from the coding sequence ATGAGCAAGATGCTGAAATCGATCCATCAGGAAGTTCAGGGCCTGCACCGCGCCGGTTTCGTCGACGACGTGACCATGCGTACCTTCGACATGCTGTGTCTGCGGCCGGTGAAACAGTTCGGGCCGGCCGAGATCCGCGCGCTGCGCGAACGGGAAAACGTCAGTCAGCCGGTGTTCGCACTGTATCTCAACGTCAGTAAAAAGGCGGTACAGAAATGGGAGCGCGGCGAGGCGCAACCTAACTCCGCCGCGATGAAGCTGTTGTCACTGGTGGAACGCAACGGCCTGCAAATTCTGGCCTGA
- a CDS encoding flagellar protein FlhE translates to MKRCLFVLCLLAPLTAGAVSGSWVAEGAGVTLEQGGMRDESAGLRAPNALPDANARITSVSWRYRLLGPEPLGLQAQLCTVNRCIPLGGGSGSSNGLQGEPANAELRFVYYVQSQGGLNPPLRVIGNQVIVNYQ, encoded by the coding sequence ATGAAACGCTGTCTCTTCGTGCTATGTCTGCTGGCGCCGTTAACCGCCGGTGCGGTGTCCGGTTCCTGGGTGGCTGAAGGGGCGGGCGTGACGTTGGAACAGGGTGGCATGCGTGATGAGTCCGCCGGTTTGCGGGCGCCGAACGCGTTGCCGGATGCCAATGCGCGCATCACCAGCGTCAGCTGGCGCTACCGTTTGCTGGGGCCGGAGCCGTTGGGGCTGCAGGCCCAGCTGTGTACGGTGAACCGCTGCATTCCGCTCGGCGGCGGCAGCGGTAGCAGCAACGGTCTGCAGGGGGAGCCGGCCAATGCGGAATTGCGCTTTGTCTATTACGTGCAGTCACAGGGCGGTCTGAACCCGCCGCTGCGGGTGATTGGCAATCAGGTCATCGTCAATTATCAGTAG